In Rhinolophus ferrumequinum isolate MPI-CBG mRhiFer1 chromosome 25, mRhiFer1_v1.p, whole genome shotgun sequence, the following proteins share a genomic window:
- the RILPL1 gene encoding RILP-like protein 1 isoform X3 — MEEDRGSALAAESVLEKNVAELTVMDVYDIASLVGHEFERVIDQHGCEAIARLMPKVVRVLEILEVLVSRHHVAPELDELRLELDRLRLERMDRIEKERKHQKELELVEDVWRGEAQDLLSQIAQLQEENKQLMTNLSHKDVSFSEEEFQKHEGMSERERQVMKKLKEVVDKQRDEIRAKDRELVLKNEDVEALQQQQTRLMKINHDLRHRVTVVEAQGKALIEQKVELEADLQTKEQEMGSLRAELGKLRDRLQGELRQNGEEGPETELGGEECVSEAEKLAMDFKDPNRPRFTLQELRDVLHERNELKSKVFLLQEELAYYKSEEIEEENRIPQPPPIVHPRMSPQPESGIRRLIFTAIMPMVAAGLIIDDPTLQPVRRLVSLV; from the exons ATGGAGGAGGACCGAGGGTCGGCGCTGGCTGCCGAGTCGGTCCTGGAGAAGAACGTGGCGGAGCTGACCGTCATGGACGTGTACGACATCGCGTCGCTGGTGGGCCACGAGTTCGAGCGGGTCATCGACCAGCACGGCTGCGAGGCCATCGCGCGCCTCATGCCCAAGGTCGTGCGCGTCCTGGAGATCCTGGAGGTGCTGGTCAGTCGCCACCACGTCGCGCCAGAACTGGACGAGCTGCGCCTCGAGCTGGACCGTCTGCGCCTGGAGAGGATGGACCGTATCGAGAAGGAGCGCAAGCACCAGAAG GAGCTGGAGCTGGTGGAGGACGTGTGGCGAGGGGAAGCACAGGACCTCCTTTCCCAGATCGCCCAGCTGCAGGAGGAGAACAAACAGCTCATGACCAACCTCTCCCACAAGGATGTCAGCTTCTCTGAGGAAGAGTTCCAGAAGCATGAAG GCATGTCAGAGCGGGAGCGGCAGGTGATGAAGAAGCTGAAGGAGGTGGTGGACAAACAGCGCGATGAGATCCGAGCCAAGGACAGGGAGCTCGTGCTGAAGAACGAGGACGTCGAGGCT CTGCAGCAACAGCAGACACGGCTGATGAAGATTAACCATGACCTCCGGCACCGTGTCACAGTGGTGGAGGCCCAGGGGAAGGCCCTGATTGAACAGAAGGTGGAATTGGAGGCAGACCTACAAACGAAGGAGCAGGAGATGGGCAGCCTGCGGGCGGAGCTCGGGAAGCTGCGAGACAGGCTGCAGGGCGAGCTCCGCCAGAATGGCGAGGAGGGCCCGGAG ACAGAGCTGGGCGGAGAAGAGTGTGTGTCAGAGGCAGAGAAGCTGGCCATGGATTTCAAGGACCCCAACCGCCCCCGATTCACGCTGCAAGAGCTGCGGGACGTGCTGCATGAGAGGAACGAGCTCAAGTCCAAGGTGTTTTTGTTGCAGGAGGAGCTGGCGTACTACAAGAG TgaagaaatagaagaggaaaatcGAATACCCCAACCTCCGCCCATCGTCCACCCGAGAATGTCCCCCCAGCCGGAGTCTGGGATCAGACGACT GATCTTTACAGCCATAATGCCCATGGTAGCAGCCGGCCTGATAATAGATGACCCCACTCTACAGCCCGTCCGACGACTTGTTTCCCTT GTTTAG
- the SNRNP35 gene encoding U11/U12 small nuclear ribonucleoprotein 35 kDa protein — translation MNDWMPIAKEYDPLKAGSIDGTDEEPHDRAVWRAMLARYTPNKGVTGDPLLTLFVARLNLQTKEEKLKEVFSRYGDIRQLRLVRDLVTGFSKGYAFIEYKEERSLLKAYRDADGLVIDQHEIFVDYELERTLKGWIPRRLGGGLGGKKESGQLRFGGRDRPFRKPINLPVVKNDQYREGKREKREQSRSREGHWESRARDRDHDRGREKRWQEREPHRVWPESDWDRERDFRDDRVKGREKRDRSK, via the coding sequence ATGAACGACTGGATGCCCATCGCCAAGGAGTATGACCCCCTCAAAGCTGGCAGCATTGATGGCACCGACGAAGAACCCCACGATCGCGCCGTCTGGAGGGCAATGTTGGCTCGATACACCCCCAACAAAGGTGTCACGGGAGACCCCCTTCTCACCCTGTTTGTGGCGAGACTGAACTTGCAGACCAAAGAGGAGAAGTTAAAGGAAGTATTTTCCCGCTATGGGGACATCCGCCAGCTTCGGCTGGTGAGGGACTTGGTCACGGGCTTTTCTAAAGGCTACGCCTTCATTGAATACAAGGAGGAACGTTCCCTGCTCAAGGCTTACCGAGACGCAGACGGCCTGGTCATCGACCAGCACGAGATTTTTGTGGACTACGAACTGGAAAGGACTCTGAAAGGGTGGATCCCTCGGCGACTTGGCGGGGGtctgggggggaaaaaggaaTCTGGGCAACTGAGGTTTGGAGGGCGGGACCGGCCTTTTCGAAAACCCATTAATTTGCCCGTTGTTAAAAACGACCAGTatagagagggaaaaagggaaaagagggagCAATCTCGATCCCGAGAAGGACACTGGGAGTCAAGGGCAAGGGATAGAGACCATGACCGGGGCCGGGAGAAGAGGTGGCAGGAAAGAGAGCCACACAGGGTGTGGCCTGAAAGTGACTGGGATAGAGAGAGGGATTTCAGAGATGACAGGGtcaaggggagggagaagagggacagAAGTAAGTAG
- the RILPL1 gene encoding RILP-like protein 1 isoform X1 — protein MEEDRGSALAAESVLEKNVAELTVMDVYDIASLVGHEFERVIDQHGCEAIARLMPKVVRVLEILEVLVSRHHVAPELDELRLELDRLRLERMDRIEKERKHQKELELVEDVWRGEAQDLLSQIAQLQEENKQLMTNLSHKDVSFSEEEFQKHEGMSERERQVMKKLKEVVDKQRDEIRAKDRELVLKNEDVEALQQQQTRLMKINHDLRHRVTVVEAQGKALIEQKVELEADLQTKEQEMGSLRAELGKLRDRLQGELRQNGEEGPETELGGEECVSEAEKLAMDFKDPNRPRFTLQELRDVLHERNELKSKVFLLQEELAYYKSEEIEEENRIPQPPPIVHPRMSPQPESGIRRLKEGPLSDGFSFFSRDKKRLANTQRNVHIQESFGQWANSHRDDGYTEQGQEALQHL, from the exons ATGGAGGAGGACCGAGGGTCGGCGCTGGCTGCCGAGTCGGTCCTGGAGAAGAACGTGGCGGAGCTGACCGTCATGGACGTGTACGACATCGCGTCGCTGGTGGGCCACGAGTTCGAGCGGGTCATCGACCAGCACGGCTGCGAGGCCATCGCGCGCCTCATGCCCAAGGTCGTGCGCGTCCTGGAGATCCTGGAGGTGCTGGTCAGTCGCCACCACGTCGCGCCAGAACTGGACGAGCTGCGCCTCGAGCTGGACCGTCTGCGCCTGGAGAGGATGGACCGTATCGAGAAGGAGCGCAAGCACCAGAAG GAGCTGGAGCTGGTGGAGGACGTGTGGCGAGGGGAAGCACAGGACCTCCTTTCCCAGATCGCCCAGCTGCAGGAGGAGAACAAACAGCTCATGACCAACCTCTCCCACAAGGATGTCAGCTTCTCTGAGGAAGAGTTCCAGAAGCATGAAG GCATGTCAGAGCGGGAGCGGCAGGTGATGAAGAAGCTGAAGGAGGTGGTGGACAAACAGCGCGATGAGATCCGAGCCAAGGACAGGGAGCTCGTGCTGAAGAACGAGGACGTCGAGGCT CTGCAGCAACAGCAGACACGGCTGATGAAGATTAACCATGACCTCCGGCACCGTGTCACAGTGGTGGAGGCCCAGGGGAAGGCCCTGATTGAACAGAAGGTGGAATTGGAGGCAGACCTACAAACGAAGGAGCAGGAGATGGGCAGCCTGCGGGCGGAGCTCGGGAAGCTGCGAGACAGGCTGCAGGGCGAGCTCCGCCAGAATGGCGAGGAGGGCCCGGAG ACAGAGCTGGGCGGAGAAGAGTGTGTGTCAGAGGCAGAGAAGCTGGCCATGGATTTCAAGGACCCCAACCGCCCCCGATTCACGCTGCAAGAGCTGCGGGACGTGCTGCATGAGAGGAACGAGCTCAAGTCCAAGGTGTTTTTGTTGCAGGAGGAGCTGGCGTACTACAAGAG TgaagaaatagaagaggaaaatcGAATACCCCAACCTCCGCCCATCGTCCACCCGAGAATGTCCCCCCAGCCGGAGTCTGGGATCAGACGACT TAAAGAAGGTCCTTTAAGTGACGG GTTTAGCTTCTTCTCCCGAGATAAGAAGCGTCTGGCCAACACGCAGAGAAATGTGCACATCCAGGAGTCCTTTGGCCAGTGGGCCAACTCCCACCGTGACGACGGTTACACGGAGCAAGGACAGGAAGCCCTACAGCACCTGTGA
- the RILPL1 gene encoding RILP-like protein 1 isoform X2, which produces MEEDRGSALAAESVLEKNVAELTVMDVYDIASLVGHEFERVIDQHGCEAIARLMPKVVRVLEILEVLVSRHHVAPELDELRLELDRLRLERMDRIEKERKHQKELELVEDVWRGEAQDLLSQIAQLQEENKQLMTNLSHKDVSFSEEEFQKHEGMSERERQVMKKLKEVVDKQRDEIRAKDRELVLKNEDVEALQQQQTRLMKINHDLRHRVTVVEAQGKALIEQKVELEADLQTKEQEMGSLRAELGKLRDRLQGELRQNGEEGPETELGGEECVSEAEKLAMDFKDPNRPRFTLQELRDVLHERNELKSKVFLLQEELAYYKSEEIEEENRIPQPPPIVHPRMSPQPESGIRRLFSFFSRDKKRLANTQRNVHIQESFGQWANSHRDDGYTEQGQEALQHL; this is translated from the exons ATGGAGGAGGACCGAGGGTCGGCGCTGGCTGCCGAGTCGGTCCTGGAGAAGAACGTGGCGGAGCTGACCGTCATGGACGTGTACGACATCGCGTCGCTGGTGGGCCACGAGTTCGAGCGGGTCATCGACCAGCACGGCTGCGAGGCCATCGCGCGCCTCATGCCCAAGGTCGTGCGCGTCCTGGAGATCCTGGAGGTGCTGGTCAGTCGCCACCACGTCGCGCCAGAACTGGACGAGCTGCGCCTCGAGCTGGACCGTCTGCGCCTGGAGAGGATGGACCGTATCGAGAAGGAGCGCAAGCACCAGAAG GAGCTGGAGCTGGTGGAGGACGTGTGGCGAGGGGAAGCACAGGACCTCCTTTCCCAGATCGCCCAGCTGCAGGAGGAGAACAAACAGCTCATGACCAACCTCTCCCACAAGGATGTCAGCTTCTCTGAGGAAGAGTTCCAGAAGCATGAAG GCATGTCAGAGCGGGAGCGGCAGGTGATGAAGAAGCTGAAGGAGGTGGTGGACAAACAGCGCGATGAGATCCGAGCCAAGGACAGGGAGCTCGTGCTGAAGAACGAGGACGTCGAGGCT CTGCAGCAACAGCAGACACGGCTGATGAAGATTAACCATGACCTCCGGCACCGTGTCACAGTGGTGGAGGCCCAGGGGAAGGCCCTGATTGAACAGAAGGTGGAATTGGAGGCAGACCTACAAACGAAGGAGCAGGAGATGGGCAGCCTGCGGGCGGAGCTCGGGAAGCTGCGAGACAGGCTGCAGGGCGAGCTCCGCCAGAATGGCGAGGAGGGCCCGGAG ACAGAGCTGGGCGGAGAAGAGTGTGTGTCAGAGGCAGAGAAGCTGGCCATGGATTTCAAGGACCCCAACCGCCCCCGATTCACGCTGCAAGAGCTGCGGGACGTGCTGCATGAGAGGAACGAGCTCAAGTCCAAGGTGTTTTTGTTGCAGGAGGAGCTGGCGTACTACAAGAG TgaagaaatagaagaggaaaatcGAATACCCCAACCTCCGCCCATCGTCCACCCGAGAATGTCCCCCCAGCCGGAGTCTGGGATCAGACGACT GTTTAGCTTCTTCTCCCGAGATAAGAAGCGTCTGGCCAACACGCAGAGAAATGTGCACATCCAGGAGTCCTTTGGCCAGTGGGCCAACTCCCACCGTGACGACGGTTACACGGAGCAAGGACAGGAAGCCCTACAGCACCTGTGA
- the RILPL1 gene encoding RILP-like protein 1 isoform X4, with protein MEEDRGSALAAESVLEKNVAELTVMDVYDIASLVGHEFERVIDQHGCEAIARLMPKVVRVLEILEVLVSRHHVAPELDELRLELDRLRLERMDRIEKERKHQKELELVEDVWRGEAQDLLSQIAQLQEENKQLMTNLSHKDVSFSEEEFQKHEGMSERERQVMKKLKEVVDKQRDEIRAKDRELVLKNEDVEALQQQQTRLMKINHDLRHRVTVVEAQGKALIEQKVELEADLQTKEQEMGSLRAELGKLRDRLQGELRQNGEEGPETELGGEECVSEAEKLAMDFKDPNRPRFTLQELRDVLHERNELKSKVFLLQEELAYYKSEEIEEENRIPQPPPIVHPRMSPQPESGIRRLIFTAIMPMVAAGLIIDDPTLQPVRRLVSL; from the exons ATGGAGGAGGACCGAGGGTCGGCGCTGGCTGCCGAGTCGGTCCTGGAGAAGAACGTGGCGGAGCTGACCGTCATGGACGTGTACGACATCGCGTCGCTGGTGGGCCACGAGTTCGAGCGGGTCATCGACCAGCACGGCTGCGAGGCCATCGCGCGCCTCATGCCCAAGGTCGTGCGCGTCCTGGAGATCCTGGAGGTGCTGGTCAGTCGCCACCACGTCGCGCCAGAACTGGACGAGCTGCGCCTCGAGCTGGACCGTCTGCGCCTGGAGAGGATGGACCGTATCGAGAAGGAGCGCAAGCACCAGAAG GAGCTGGAGCTGGTGGAGGACGTGTGGCGAGGGGAAGCACAGGACCTCCTTTCCCAGATCGCCCAGCTGCAGGAGGAGAACAAACAGCTCATGACCAACCTCTCCCACAAGGATGTCAGCTTCTCTGAGGAAGAGTTCCAGAAGCATGAAG GCATGTCAGAGCGGGAGCGGCAGGTGATGAAGAAGCTGAAGGAGGTGGTGGACAAACAGCGCGATGAGATCCGAGCCAAGGACAGGGAGCTCGTGCTGAAGAACGAGGACGTCGAGGCT CTGCAGCAACAGCAGACACGGCTGATGAAGATTAACCATGACCTCCGGCACCGTGTCACAGTGGTGGAGGCCCAGGGGAAGGCCCTGATTGAACAGAAGGTGGAATTGGAGGCAGACCTACAAACGAAGGAGCAGGAGATGGGCAGCCTGCGGGCGGAGCTCGGGAAGCTGCGAGACAGGCTGCAGGGCGAGCTCCGCCAGAATGGCGAGGAGGGCCCGGAG ACAGAGCTGGGCGGAGAAGAGTGTGTGTCAGAGGCAGAGAAGCTGGCCATGGATTTCAAGGACCCCAACCGCCCCCGATTCACGCTGCAAGAGCTGCGGGACGTGCTGCATGAGAGGAACGAGCTCAAGTCCAAGGTGTTTTTGTTGCAGGAGGAGCTGGCGTACTACAAGAG TgaagaaatagaagaggaaaatcGAATACCCCAACCTCCGCCCATCGTCCACCCGAGAATGTCCCCCCAGCCGGAGTCTGGGATCAGACGACT GATCTTTACAGCCATAATGCCCATGGTAGCAGCCGGCCTGATAATAGATGACCCCACTCTACAGCCCGTCCGACGACTTGTTTCCCTT TAA